The Faecalibacter sp. LW9 genome has a segment encoding these proteins:
- a CDS encoding enoyl-CoA hydratase-related protein, whose product MGYFETELVAKLHEQTFQFLIVEEANHTLSITLNRPEKKNALHPHMVNELAFTLEYSNQAKDVWAVVLKANGDIFCAGADLKAFQGGAEEIVSTIPFPNDKVLINEFFNNLTKPCIAQVDKNVLAGGMLMMTGCNYVVAKPSVEFGLPEVKRGLYPFQVMSSLLEVMPTRKVIDWCITGKSISAEEALTDGLITHVIENTDEKVNEILSTLFENSPNAIRLGLTAYKKLREKDVKAENDYLFGMLMQAIGSKDAQEGIAAFREKREPEWKGE is encoded by the coding sequence ATGGGATACTTCGAAACAGAATTAGTTGCAAAATTACACGAGCAAACGTTTCAATTTTTAATCGTTGAAGAAGCAAATCATACCTTATCGATTACATTAAATCGTCCAGAAAAAAAGAACGCTTTGCATCCACATATGGTGAATGAATTAGCATTTACTTTGGAATATTCTAATCAAGCGAAAGACGTTTGGGCAGTCGTTTTAAAAGCCAACGGAGATATTTTTTGTGCCGGAGCCGATTTAAAGGCATTTCAAGGTGGAGCGGAAGAAATTGTTTCAACGATTCCATTCCCAAATGACAAAGTCTTAATCAATGAGTTCTTTAATAATCTAACAAAACCTTGTATCGCTCAAGTCGATAAAAATGTCTTAGCTGGAGGAATGTTAATGATGACAGGTTGTAACTACGTCGTTGCAAAACCATCGGTAGAATTTGGTTTACCCGAAGTGAAGCGTGGCTTATACCCTTTCCAAGTAATGAGTAGTTTGTTGGAAGTAATGCCTACTCGTAAAGTCATCGATTGGTGTATTACAGGAAAAAGTATTTCAGCTGAAGAAGCGTTAACGGATGGATTAATAACACACGTGATAGAGAATACGGATGAGAAAGTAAACGAAATCTTATCGACATTATTCGAAAACTCACCGAACGCCATTCGACTTGGATTAACAGCTTACAAAAAATTAAGAGAAAAAGACGTAAAAGCAGAAAACGATTATTTATTCGGAATGTTAATGCAAGCCATCGGTTCCAAAGATGCTCAAGAAGGAATTGCGGCATTTAGAGAAAAGCGTGAACCCGAATGGAAAGGAGAATAA
- a CDS encoding carboxypeptidase regulatory-like domain-containing protein, whose translation MKPQLFLLFLFITQILFAQLTISGKITNENGQPISGANVILSPSDEDKTLAYFITKADGNFSLELKESLYDMYEVKVRAMNYAFTSDFINESTSNFNFTLLEKAIELKEVQLKQPAVRKKGDTIAYDVTNFKDIQDRSIADVIKKMPGIEIESSGRILYQGEPINKYYIEGMDLLGGKYALANENLSADAVDKVQILENHQPIKMLDSLVISSKAALNIKLKNKITYSGKAEIGLGVSPLLYQTNITPMLFKKKQQMIGSYQSNNRGEDVTKQMDILSLEDLLNNTERFSNEGWLGISSVQTPHFNEKRWLDNAVQLGTWNHLFKLNKALDLRFNLSYTNDYQKRIGQSTKQYFLPSGNLLLNEQKRNHLQTEEFSAKATLLRNSSDNYLQNEIEFKGAWNRSHGYLKRDDELIDQILQKPNQEFANQFKIIKKIGKQLVTFRSVVSYKDYQEELAVSPGVFNGLINQNQNYQNAFQRVDFSKFSTNNFIEFSKGIKSISVHSKIGFGYLNQEMESNLFTDNSSAGSNFINDITWSKFNYFWDNRFEYRKGNFRTTLLLPIEMNHLQMKNLVKNEVMNRLFVNPNLFLSYKLSNQWELRSTNTYKQSLGSLSQIHENYILYNYNTIQQRDGKLNERDSWNSSIRAEYKNPIKARFINFGYNYSWTENSLLNNYMYNPDASTILQVIERKNNSVSHHLNAKFSQYFSKLKSTFEVEIFQQWSKNDEYLNNEFIEVNNQITNIKTGVKFRQLSWMTFEYNYSWFNYRSKMMVDPSRKIVNQEHQLGFHFFPADRHYIKLNMDAYINDDSTLNPNSFFGDLMYRYTLKKKKIDFELTAYNLFNEKYFSQNSLSSYYEMRYQYKLRPTQIMLTTRFTF comes from the coding sequence TTGAAACCACAACTTTTCCTACTATTCCTATTTATAACCCAAATTCTTTTTGCGCAACTTACAATTTCTGGTAAAATAACTAATGAAAATGGACAACCTATTTCAGGCGCAAATGTTATTTTATCACCAAGCGATGAGGATAAAACATTAGCCTATTTTATCACCAAAGCAGATGGGAATTTCTCATTAGAGCTAAAAGAATCCTTGTACGATATGTATGAGGTGAAAGTTCGCGCGATGAATTATGCCTTTACATCAGATTTTATTAATGAATCAACATCCAATTTTAATTTTACTTTATTAGAAAAGGCCATAGAATTAAAAGAAGTACAGTTGAAGCAACCTGCAGTGCGAAAAAAAGGGGATACCATTGCTTACGATGTGACAAATTTTAAAGATATACAAGATCGTTCCATTGCAGATGTTATTAAGAAAATGCCAGGGATAGAAATCGAATCTTCTGGTCGAATTTTATATCAAGGTGAACCGATTAACAAATACTATATCGAGGGTATGGATCTTTTGGGTGGTAAGTATGCTTTAGCTAACGAAAATCTTTCGGCAGATGCAGTAGATAAAGTACAAATATTAGAAAATCATCAGCCCATCAAAATGTTAGATAGTTTAGTGATTAGTTCTAAAGCTGCATTAAATATCAAACTTAAAAATAAAATTACTTATTCTGGTAAAGCTGAAATCGGTTTGGGTGTTTCGCCATTGTTGTATCAAACCAATATTACACCAATGTTGTTTAAAAAGAAACAGCAAATGATTGGTTCTTACCAATCCAATAATCGTGGTGAAGATGTAACGAAACAAATGGATATATTATCTTTGGAAGATCTTTTAAATAATACTGAACGTTTTTCTAATGAAGGTTGGTTAGGTATATCTTCAGTACAAACACCTCATTTTAATGAAAAAAGATGGTTGGATAATGCTGTTCAATTAGGTACTTGGAATCATTTGTTTAAATTAAATAAAGCACTCGATTTACGTTTTAATTTGTCGTATACCAACGATTACCAAAAGCGAATAGGGCAAAGTACAAAACAATATTTTTTACCATCTGGAAATTTATTGTTAAATGAACAGAAGCGTAATCATCTACAAACCGAAGAATTCTCAGCGAAAGCTACTTTATTACGCAACAGCTCGGATAATTATTTGCAAAACGAAATCGAATTTAAAGGTGCATGGAATCGTTCGCATGGTTATCTAAAACGAGATGACGAATTGATCGATCAAATTTTACAAAAGCCCAATCAAGAATTTGCCAATCAATTCAAGATCATAAAGAAAATAGGGAAGCAATTGGTAACATTTCGTTCGGTTGTTTCTTACAAAGATTATCAAGAAGAATTAGCTGTTTCGCCTGGAGTTTTTAACGGGTTGATTAATCAAAATCAAAACTATCAAAATGCTTTTCAACGTGTAGATTTTTCTAAATTTTCAACTAATAATTTTATCGAATTTTCGAAAGGAATTAAATCAATTTCAGTTCATTCAAAAATTGGTTTTGGATATTTAAATCAAGAAATGGAAAGTAATTTATTTACTGATAACTCTTCTGCAGGAAGCAATTTTATCAATGATATTACTTGGTCAAAATTTAATTATTTTTGGGATAATCGATTCGAATATAGAAAAGGAAATTTTAGAACCACTCTTTTGTTACCCATAGAAATGAATCATCTTCAGATGAAAAATCTAGTTAAGAATGAAGTAATGAATCGTTTGTTTGTGAATCCGAATTTATTTTTATCATACAAATTATCCAATCAATGGGAATTACGATCTACAAACACATACAAACAGAGTTTAGGAAGTTTATCACAAATACATGAGAATTATATTTTATACAATTACAACACAATACAACAACGTGACGGAAAATTAAATGAAAGAGATTCGTGGAATTCTTCGATTCGTGCAGAATATAAAAACCCGATCAAAGCAAGATTTATCAACTTTGGATACAATTATTCGTGGACTGAAAATTCTTTGCTGAATAATTACATGTATAATCCAGATGCAAGTACAATTTTACAAGTTATAGAACGAAAAAACAATTCAGTTTCGCATCATTTAAATGCAAAATTCAGCCAATATTTTTCAAAATTAAAATCAACTTTTGAAGTTGAAATTTTTCAACAATGGTCTAAAAATGATGAATATCTAAACAATGAATTTATTGAAGTCAATAACCAAATAACCAACATAAAAACAGGTGTGAAATTTCGTCAGTTAAGTTGGATGACATTTGAATATAACTATTCATGGTTTAACTACAGAAGCAAGATGATGGTTGATCCATCGCGTAAAATAGTCAACCAAGAGCATCAATTGGGGTTCCATTTTTTTCCAGCCGATCGTCATTATATCAAATTGAATATGGATGCTTATATTAATGATGATTCTACGTTAAATCCAAATTCTTTTTTTGGCGATTTGATGTATCGATACACGTTAAAGAAAAAGAAAATCGATTTCGAATTAACAGCTTATAATCTGTTCAACGAAAAATATTTTTCTCAAAATAGTTTAAGTTCGTATTACGAAATGCGCTATCAATACAAGCTAAGACCAACACAAATTATGCTAACAACACGTTTTACGTTTTAA
- a CDS encoding acyl-CoA dehydrogenase family protein: MSSPYLMKHGSDFIKENYLMPTIAGDKVSAIAITEPGAGSDAANIRTTAKLEGDHYVVNGSKTFITNEIYGDYYVTVVKTDPEAGVKGVSLLLIDRESAGVTTTKIEKLGWHSSDTAEINFDNVKVPKENLLGKEGLGFIYLMGGLQLERLAGAIMGTAASECALNYALEYMNQREAFGRKINRFQVLRHRVAQMTADIEVTKNYVYYCAQLQNEGEYAVKECSIAKLQSTELSSRVINESLQFFGGYGFTEEFKIARMYRDTRVGTIGGRSSEIMREIISKMVIDDISYNTVNNSKPAGNSVPKTTNNNTTNTNQEKNTTMSDLNLLDVIKTNAEKASAIGNSLKFDLGGEVIVIDGKGGANVVSQDDQDADCTLKVSKEDLADLLSGKLNPMNAVMGGKVQIKGDMGVAMKLQSLLG; encoded by the coding sequence ATGTCTTCTCCATATTTAATGAAACACGGATCAGATTTTATTAAAGAAAATTATTTAATGCCTACAATTGCGGGAGATAAAGTTTCTGCCATTGCAATTACAGAACCTGGAGCAGGATCAGACGCTGCGAATATCCGTACGACAGCTAAATTAGAAGGAGATCATTATGTGGTGAACGGATCAAAAACATTCATCACAAACGAAATCTACGGCGATTATTATGTGACTGTAGTGAAAACAGATCCAGAAGCTGGTGTTAAAGGCGTTTCTTTATTATTAATTGATCGTGAATCTGCAGGTGTAACGACAACTAAAATTGAAAAATTAGGTTGGCATTCATCAGATACAGCAGAAATCAACTTTGACAATGTAAAAGTTCCAAAAGAAAATTTATTAGGTAAAGAAGGTTTAGGATTTATTTACTTAATGGGAGGATTACAATTAGAGCGTTTAGCTGGAGCAATTATGGGAACTGCTGCTTCTGAATGTGCATTAAATTACGCTTTAGAGTATATGAACCAACGTGAAGCATTTGGTCGTAAAATCAATCGTTTTCAAGTATTACGCCATCGCGTTGCGCAAATGACAGCAGATATCGAAGTCACGAAAAACTATGTCTATTACTGTGCACAATTACAAAATGAAGGAGAATATGCGGTAAAAGAATGTTCAATTGCTAAACTTCAATCCACAGAATTATCAAGTAGAGTAATCAACGAATCGTTACAATTCTTCGGTGGATATGGATTTACAGAAGAGTTTAAAATCGCTCGTATGTACCGAGATACGCGTGTAGGAACAATCGGTGGTAGATCATCAGAAATTATGCGAGAAATTATTTCAAAAATGGTGATTGACGATATATCTTATAACACAGTAAACAACTCAAAACCAGCAGGTAATTCTGTACCAAAAACAACAAATAATAATACTACAAATACTAATCAAGAAAAAAACACAACTATGTCAGATTTAAATTTATTAGACGTTATTAAAACGAACGCAGAAAAAGCATCAGCAATCGGAAACTCATTAAAATTCGATTTAGGAGGAGAAGTAATCGTTATCGATGGTAAAGGTGGAGCTAACGTAGTTTCTCAGGACGATCAAGATGCAGATTGTACTTTAAAAGTTTCTAAAGAGGATTTAGCTGATTTATTATCAGGAAAATTAAATCCGATGAACGCCGTAATGGGTGGTAAAGTTCAAATCAAAGGTGATATGGGCGTTGCAATGAAGTTACAGTCTTTATTAGGATAA
- a CDS encoding acyl-CoA dehydrogenase family protein has translation MSRYYTAEHEEKRKEIKAFFDQEVHPYIDQWDKEKHIPKSIWKKMGERGYLGFGFPEEYGGTNRDFWYNVLLVEEVSKIRSGGFNAAFGITQMALPYIHKYGSDFLKNKYLKAVIQEDMNCCMGITEHGGGSDVANAKTTAIKNYDHYIVNGSKTFITNGILGDFYVTVVKTDPNAGFAGFSLLIIDADAEGITKNPIEKMGWHASDTAELGFNNVKVPVENLIGMEGLQYERLSMALGSINDAVNALEYTIQQKEKLLKGADNQQKRHDLAQMVADVELSKQFVYQCRKNHEEGEYMVLECSVAKVNATALAERIIAKCIEIMDDLGVREDHFLARMYRDSRIGTIGGGSQEIMFEIISKMVIDDKKYDAA, from the coding sequence ATGAGTAGATATTATACTGCTGAACACGAAGAAAAAAGAAAAGAAATAAAAGCATTCTTTGATCAAGAAGTTCATCCCTATATCGACCAATGGGATAAGGAAAAACATATCCCGAAATCCATTTGGAAAAAAATGGGCGAACGAGGTTATCTTGGTTTTGGATTTCCAGAAGAATACGGTGGAACCAATCGCGATTTCTGGTACAATGTATTGTTGGTCGAAGAGGTATCAAAAATTAGAAGTGGTGGTTTTAATGCTGCTTTTGGGATTACCCAAATGGCACTACCCTATATTCACAAGTATGGATCTGATTTCTTAAAAAACAAATACTTAAAAGCTGTTATCCAAGAAGATATGAATTGTTGCATGGGAATTACAGAACACGGCGGAGGTTCGGATGTTGCCAATGCTAAAACAACAGCTATAAAAAATTATGATCATTACATCGTCAATGGTTCTAAAACATTTATCACGAACGGAATCTTAGGAGACTTTTATGTGACTGTTGTAAAAACTGATCCTAACGCAGGTTTCGCAGGATTTTCTTTGTTGATTATTGATGCAGATGCTGAAGGAATTACGAAAAATCCAATCGAAAAAATGGGTTGGCATGCTTCAGATACGGCTGAATTAGGATTCAATAATGTAAAAGTACCCGTAGAAAATTTAATTGGAATGGAAGGACTTCAATACGAAAGACTTTCTATGGCTTTAGGTTCGATTAACGATGCAGTAAATGCTTTAGAATATACCATTCAACAAAAAGAAAAATTATTGAAAGGTGCAGATAATCAACAAAAACGTCATGATTTAGCTCAAATGGTAGCGGATGTAGAGTTATCAAAACAATTCGTTTATCAGTGTCGTAAAAATCACGAGGAAGGCGAATATATGGTATTAGAATGTTCGGTTGCTAAAGTAAATGCAACAGCATTAGCCGAACGTATCATTGCCAAATGCATCGAGATTATGGACGATTTAGGTGTAAGAGAAGATCACTTCTTAGCGCGTATGTATCGTGATTCTAGGATTGGTACAATTGGTGGAGGGTCGCAAGAAATTATGTTTGAAATTATTTCAAAAATGGTGATTGACGATAAAAAGTACGATGCTGCTTAA
- a CDS encoding acetyl/propionyl/methylcrotonyl-CoA carboxylase subunit alpha: protein MKSIKSIIIINRGEIACRIIRTCKQLGIKSIAVFSDADQDALFVKQADEAYHLPGNQPADTYINVEKIFEIIKKSGADAIHPGYGFLSENVDFAEHCEAEGITFIGPNANAIRQMGSKSIAKKIMEEHQIPTIPGYNKDDQSIETLTQEALKVGFPLLLKASAGGGGKGMRIVNNESEIENAIEAAKRESKSAFGDDHLIIEKYIENARHIEFQIFGDKHGNVIHLLERECSIQRRYQKVLEESPSPVLSQAKREEMGEIACRVAKALNYDNAGTVEFVYSDKDESFYFLEVNTRLQVEHPVTEEITGLDLVKMQIDSAEGKALAIKQEEVKSSGYAMELRLYAEDASNNYMPATGKIELFDMPKVDGLRIESGIESGSEISLFYDPMIAKIIVHGNTRDEAFRKMQYTLEHTKCLGVTTNQDFLLDLIKNEHVQSGDYHTKFLETSYSFEKASTDPYINEALIAVSAARYAERNKHNHSLIGWRNSFSQGQWDTFEFNENQTKVNYRTVGKSLTYSIGDSTYEVTIIDFKDAQIHLIINGKKETYTVLHKDQTYFIQHPNFGSLDVKYVDRFPPKKQEKVEGGYTSPMPTEIIDIRVNVGDEVKEGQTLIILSSMKMEIPVVADKDGMVEEIFVEKAQSIETDYLLLKIA, encoded by the coding sequence ATGAAATCGATTAAATCCATTATAATTATCAACCGAGGAGAAATTGCTTGCCGTATTATTCGTACGTGTAAACAATTGGGGATAAAATCTATCGCTGTTTTCTCGGATGCTGATCAAGATGCTTTATTTGTGAAACAAGCAGATGAAGCGTATCACTTACCAGGAAATCAACCGGCTGATACCTATATCAATGTCGAAAAAATATTTGAAATCATTAAAAAATCTGGAGCTGATGCCATTCATCCAGGATATGGATTCTTATCAGAAAATGTCGATTTCGCAGAACATTGCGAAGCTGAAGGTATAACTTTTATTGGTCCTAACGCCAATGCGATTCGCCAAATGGGTTCTAAATCCATTGCGAAGAAAATTATGGAGGAACATCAAATTCCAACAATTCCTGGATACAATAAAGACGATCAAAGCATTGAAACCTTAACACAAGAAGCACTAAAAGTAGGATTTCCATTATTATTAAAAGCTTCTGCTGGTGGAGGTGGAAAAGGAATGCGCATCGTAAATAACGAAAGCGAAATTGAAAACGCTATCGAAGCAGCGAAACGCGAATCTAAATCTGCTTTTGGTGATGATCATTTAATCATCGAAAAATACATCGAAAATGCGCGTCATATCGAATTCCAAATTTTTGGAGACAAACACGGGAATGTTATTCATTTATTAGAAAGAGAATGTTCTATCCAGCGTCGTTACCAAAAAGTATTGGAAGAATCTCCATCGCCAGTTTTATCACAAGCGAAAAGAGAAGAAATGGGAGAAATTGCTTGTCGTGTAGCAAAAGCGTTAAATTATGACAATGCAGGAACGGTGGAGTTTGTTTATTCGGACAAAGACGAATCGTTCTATTTCTTAGAGGTAAATACGCGTTTACAAGTTGAGCACCCAGTAACGGAAGAAATTACAGGATTAGACTTAGTAAAAATGCAAATAGATTCGGCAGAAGGAAAAGCTTTAGCTATTAAACAAGAAGAAGTAAAATCTTCTGGTTATGCGATGGAATTACGCTTGTATGCTGAAGATGCTTCGAACAATTATATGCCAGCAACTGGTAAAATCGAATTATTTGATATGCCAAAAGTTGACGGATTAAGAATTGAATCTGGAATTGAATCTGGATCAGAAATTTCTTTATTCTACGATCCAATGATTGCAAAAATTATCGTGCACGGCAATACACGTGATGAAGCGTTCCGTAAAATGCAGTATACATTAGAGCATACAAAATGTTTAGGTGTAACGACGAATCAAGATTTCTTATTGGATTTAATCAAAAATGAGCACGTTCAATCTGGAGATTATCATACTAAATTCTTAGAAACATCTTATTCATTTGAAAAAGCTTCAACTGATCCATACATCAATGAAGCGTTAATTGCGGTTTCAGCTGCTCGTTATGCTGAAAGAAATAAGCATAATCATTCATTAATTGGATGGAGAAATAGCTTTTCTCAAGGACAATGGGATACGTTTGAATTCAATGAAAATCAAACAAAAGTAAACTATCGTACCGTTGGAAAATCTTTAACATATTCAATTGGAGATTCAACATATGAAGTTACTATTATCGATTTTAAAGATGCTCAAATCCATTTAATCATTAACGGTAAAAAAGAAACATACACTGTATTACATAAAGATCAAACGTATTTTATTCAACATCCAAATTTTGGAAGTTTAGATGTGAAATATGTGGATCGTTTCCCTCCAAAAAAACAAGAAAAGGTAGAAGGTGGTTACACATCGCCAATGCCAACTGAAATCATCGACATTCGAGTGAATGTAGGTGACGAAGTGAAAGAAGGACAAACACTAATTATTTTATCCTCAATGAAAATGGAAATTCCAGTGGTTGCCGATAAAGATGGTATGGTAGAAGAAATCTTTGTGGAAAAAGCACAAAGCATCGAAACGGATTATTTACTCTTAAAAATTGCATAA